Genomic window (Cellulosilyticum lentocellum DSM 5427):
CCATCCTTATTTCTCATTTTTTTAATCATAAGTACAACATATAATTATCATGCCCAACAACTATAAAAGTCAAGTATAAATTATGCTATTTCCTTTGAAATAGACATTTTGTATAAATGCTTTTAAATGAGAAATAATAAAACCATTAATGAAAAAGGGAAAAAGAGGGATGCATATGATTTTAATTATTAATGGTAAGATTTTAACCATGACAGGTAAGATTTATGAAAAGGGTAGTATTCTTATAAAGGGCAGAAAGATTGCCCAGGTGGCGGAATATATTAAGCCAACAGAAGACATGCAGATTATAGATGTACAAGGTGCATGGGTGATGCCTGGTATTATAGAGGCACACTGCCACCTAGGGATTACAGAAGAAAAAAAGGGTGTCGAAGGAGATGATTGTAACGAAACAACGGATCCTGTTACCCCTTATTTAAGAGCTATAGATGGGATTAATACTTTAGATGCAGCTTTTGATGAAGCAGTACGTGCTGGCATTACTTCTGCTATGATTGGGCCTGGAAGTGCTAATGTAGTAGGTGGACAATTTGTTTTTATGAAAACAAAAGGAAGAGTTATTGATGAAATGACTTTATTAGAACCAGCAGCTATGAAAGTAGCTTTTGGAGAAAACACAAAACGTGTTTATAGTGGGCAAAAAAAGATGCCAGCTACCCGTATGGCTATAGCAAGCCTTTTAAGAGAAGCCTTGTTTAAAGCAGTTCAGTATAAAGAAAAGAAAGAAAAGGCCTTACAAAAAGGAGAGGCCTTTGAAGAAGATTTTAAGCTGGAGTCTTGGCTTCCAGTGCTAGACAAGAAAATACCGTTAAAAGCTCATGTACATCGTACAGATGATATTTTAACGGCAGTACGTATTGCAAAGGAATATGGTTTGAGAATGACCTTAGACCATTGTAGTGAGGGATACCTGATACCAGAAGAACTCAAACGTTTTGGTTTTCCAGCCATTGTAGGGCCGGCATTAGCTTCACGAAATAAAATTGAAGTCCAAAATGTAAGTTTTAAAACTCCAGGTATTTTATACAAAGCCGGCATTAAAATAGCCATTACTACAGACCATCCAGTTACACCTATTCAGTATTTAGCTAAATGTGCTGGTTTCGCAGCTAGAGATGGTTTAGGGGTGGAAGCTGGTCTGAAAGCCATTACGATTAGCGCAGCAGAAATTTGTGGTGTTGCAGATCGGGTAGGAAGTTTAGAACCTGGTAAAGATGCAGATATTGCTATTTTTAACGATAACCCAATGCAGACCCTAACCCATACTCTATATACGTTTATTAATGGAGAAATAGCATATAGTCATGAGCATGTGCATACTGAGAAAGAAGTATATTAAGTATGTTTACGAAAGTCTGTATGACATTTAGGGCAAGTAATACAGATATTCCCCTTACCTTTAGGAACTCTTAAAGTCTGTTTACACTTAGGACATTTAAAAAAGCGATGAGTTTTACGTTCTTTTAGGTGTTTAAGGCTTAAGTTTATACGTTTTTGAATAGGTGTATAGAAACGTATAAATTTAAAGAGTTCTTGTTGACGTTTATATTTGTTTTTAGAAAAAATTCTAAAATAACATAGAACTAAAGGAATAAGAGGTAAAAGTCTTAAAAGTGGTGAGTGAAAAGGCAGTGTAAACACCATTAATATGAGGCAAAGTATGAGTAAAGCTAAAGAAAGCTGATCACCACCATATCTACCCTGCATCCATTTAGTAAAGCGTTCCTTAAAATGTTCCATGAATAAGGCCTCCTTCAAAATCATTTTTATAAACTGATTATAAGAAAGAGGCATAAAGAAATGATATAGAAATTCAATCAAAGACTGCACCTATTATTTGTTTAACAGAGACTTCTGATGTCTCAGTGGAATGCCCAAAAACTTCTATTTGTTCATGATCTAAGTGGGTCATATTTAAAAGTTCTATTTTATCCCATTATAGAATTAGTTATAATGAAGGTAAATAATAGGACTAAGGCTTTAAATAAGGCCATTAGAATAGGAAAAGTAGCTATGAGATTTTAAAATAGGATATACTAATAAATAACGAGATGAAATTTAAAGGTAGGAGAGGAAAGTATAGATGAAACTTAATACAATTAATATTGCTCATGGTTGGATGTGCCAATATCTTAAAGCAGGAGATTTATGTATAGATGCAACAGCAGGGAGAGGGCATGATACAGTTTTTTTATGTGAGTTAGTAGGTGATACAGGTAGAGTACTAGCTTTTGATATTCAAGAAGAAGCCGTGAATAGTACAAAGTTTCTTTTAAAAGAAAAAGGATTAAAAGCAGAAGTATACCTTGAAAGTCATACTCATATGGATCACTATGTGAAACCAGAGACTGTAGATGGCATTGTATTTAATTTTGGTTATTTGCCAGGAGGAGATCATAGTATGAGTACGAAAGCTGATACGAGTAAGCTAGCTATTGAGAAGGGACTTGTATTACTCAAACGCCATGGTGTAATGAGTTTATGTATTTATCATGGTGGAGATACAGGGTTTGAGGAAAAAGAAGTTTTAATGACCTATTTAAAGAGTTTGGATGCAAAAGCTTATACAGTAGCTGTATGTGAACTGTATAACAAACCTAATCATCCACCATTAGCCGTACTTATTCAGAAACATTAAAAGTAAAACTTGATTTATATTCAGTTAATTTATAAAATAATTAAAAATAATGACAAGTTTTACATAGAGGAGAAGCAAATGAAACTTTTAACTTTTAAATATGAGGGAAAAGAACAAATAGGTGTTTTGGCATACGATGGTATGAGTATTCATGCTTTAAGTGATTTAGGATTAAACTATGAAACGATGAATGATTTCATTACCCATGCTACAGAGACAGAGTGGGTGTTACTAAAAGAAAAGACAAATCAAAAAATAGGAAAAATCCGTTTAAGTGAAATTGAAAAAAGACCTCCTATTCCGCAGCCTAAACAAGATTTGATTTGTTTAGGGATTAACTATATGGCACATGCAGAAGAGTCAGCACGCTATAAGAAGGAGGCCTTTGGAGGAGAAAGAAATCATGCCGTTTATTTCTCTAAGAGAGTAAATGAAGCAGTAGCAGATGGCAATGATATTTTAAGTCATAGTGACATCGTAGACAGCTTAGATTATGAAGTGGAATTAGCAGTCATTATTAAAAAGGATGCTAAGAATGTGCAAAAAG
Coding sequences:
- a CDS encoding amidohydrolase — translated: MILIINGKILTMTGKIYEKGSILIKGRKIAQVAEYIKPTEDMQIIDVQGAWVMPGIIEAHCHLGITEEKKGVEGDDCNETTDPVTPYLRAIDGINTLDAAFDEAVRAGITSAMIGPGSANVVGGQFVFMKTKGRVIDEMTLLEPAAMKVAFGENTKRVYSGQKKMPATRMAIASLLREALFKAVQYKEKKEKALQKGEAFEEDFKLESWLPVLDKKIPLKAHVHRTDDILTAVRIAKEYGLRMTLDHCSEGYLIPEELKRFGFPAIVGPALASRNKIEVQNVSFKTPGILYKAGIKIAITTDHPVTPIQYLAKCAGFAARDGLGVEAGLKAITISAAEICGVADRVGSLEPGKDADIAIFNDNPMQTLTHTLYTFINGEIAYSHEHVHTEKEVY
- a CDS encoding class I SAM-dependent methyltransferase, whose translation is MKLNTINIAHGWMCQYLKAGDLCIDATAGRGHDTVFLCELVGDTGRVLAFDIQEEAVNSTKFLLKEKGLKAEVYLESHTHMDHYVKPETVDGIVFNFGYLPGGDHSMSTKADTSKLAIEKGLVLLKRHGVMSLCIYHGGDTGFEEKEVLMTYLKSLDAKAYTVAVCELYNKPNHPPLAVLIQKH
- a CDS encoding fumarylacetoacetate hydrolase family protein — protein: MKLLTFKYEGKEQIGVLAYDGMSIHALSDLGLNYETMNDFITHATETEWVLLKEKTNQKIGKIRLSEIEKRPPIPQPKQDLICLGINYMAHAEESARYKKEAFGGERNHAVYFSKRVNEAVADGNDILSHSDIVDSLDYEVELAVIIKKDAKNVQKEQAYDYVLGYTIINDVSARSLQTRHKQWYFGKSLDGFLPMGPWIVTADEIPMPPKLKICSKVNGELRQDANTELLIFDIAHVIAELSQGMTLKAGTIIAMGTPAGVGMGFEPPRFLKPGDIVSCEIEKIGVLTNTIK